The following are encoded together in the Culex pipiens pallens isolate TS chromosome 1, TS_CPP_V2, whole genome shotgun sequence genome:
- the LOC120429554 gene encoding LOW QUALITY PROTEIN: uncharacterized protein LOC120429554 (The sequence of the model RefSeq protein was modified relative to this genomic sequence to represent the inferred CDS: substituted 1 base at 1 genomic stop codon) has protein sequence MPNRAVPSRTTKICWIRSSSLRTVSGRRLKRTRSSWSKMRRATAPGTCASCGSSTKIHTGAPQLLNPCYCLSDESDRDEGNSVRMMKAKKVNWGGATTTNAGGKVTSVNPGLAAESSENSNTSCMSSNTSLIPHSFSVGEIWKIHTNLKSSNLPQRFPAAKGSSRKTLIAVAPGQQMLLQREQRPGGYGHFKRDAQAGRWSLKRCCRRFGVTKTTGIRVHRPQGFSGQFADEEACDSSFWQPESTVRTRSGSDRQERIRLDRGNVPGHDPRRQILRRPDACSILVELAHHRLPARRQIQLPDHARSRPDASVLWKDRPISPPTNRGTTSKQQSPVGQRDPIYRQPELPVTVPLCTRTSVSEQAAKENHRGSATINLPSRTTPCWKLQAGRGGRSERSKRFDSKLVDTYFDDVGGMAKILREFLLHVKHPECRLRVDLCSGQTLLSHAIAGQLKIGLATKLVAELARRKSKAVTRCSSSVPPTGRMRLNRPCVASVALTRKSRSEFRSAKRAQILKIICKNLKFEQTMDYDENANLAPGYVAAVTTAIKRMLPERERQQLLVERRKTDQDRLKQLAKKVVIDDKVSDGIGEPASVHSCTSVTAELRSNPSLSARTRVPELAVEDYTVLRAQAKGATRLVAGVSGKSEQRIQDIQEVFNQAAVLSPCLLFFDDINAISANRVTAQKDMERRIVAQLLCSLDGLCESKKVTRCSSPVLPTGGMRSTRPCVAPVALNRKSGSKLRSAKHALEFXKSPNSSRQSTTTNSPVTSEQLCWRWSPARPRTLTAVGRGHSRALPGNPASQSRAGITQATCHEGRRR, from the exons ATGCCCAACCGGGCTGTGCCATCAAGGACGACGAAGATTTGCTGGATTCGTTCAAGCAGCCTGAGAACCGTTAGCGGCAGGAGATTGAAAAGGACAAGAAGCTCTTGGAGCAAGATGCGACGTGCAACAGCACCTGGAACCTGCGCCAGCTGCGGCAGCAGTACAAAAATCCACACTGGGGCACCACAGCTGCTGAATCCATGCTACTGTCTGAGTGATGAGTCCGACAGGGATGAGGGCAATTCGGTGCGGATGATGAAGGCGAAGAAGGTCAACTGGGGCggagcgacgacgacgaatgcGGGTGGGAAAGTGACATCGGTCAATCCAGGGTTGGCGGCTGAGTCGAGCGAAAACAGCAACACAAGCTGTATGAGTTCCAACACAAGCTTAATTCCGCACTCGTTCTCCGTGGGGGAGATCTGGAAGATCCACACCAACCTTAAGTCGTCCAATCTACCTCAACGATTTCCGGCAGCAAAAGGCAGCAGCAGGAAAACGCTGATCGCGGTCGCGCCAGGGCAACAAATGCTCCTCCAGCGTGAGCAGAGACCAGGAGGTTACGGCCACTTCAAACGAGACGCCCAAGCCGGCCGCTGGAGCTTAAAAAGATG CTGCCGGAGGTTCGGAGTGACGAAGACGACGGGGATCCGAGTCCACCGGCCACAGGGTTTCAGCGGCCAATTCGCTGACGAGGAAGCATGCGACAGCTCATTTTGGCAACCGGAAAGTACCGTGCGAACTAGATCCGGCTCCGATCGGCAAGAACGCATCCGCCTGGATAGAGGAAATGTTCCAGGCCATGATCCGAG AAGACAAATTCTCCGCCGACCAGACGCCTGCTCCATCCTAGTGGAACTCGCACATCACCGACTCCCTGCCCGCCGCCAAATACAGCTTCCAGACCACGCACGGTCTCGTCCAGACGCATCCGTCCTTTGGAAAGACCGGCCCATCAGCCCTCCCACTAACCGTGGGACCACGAGCAAGCAGCAGTCCCCAGTTGGCCAGCGGGATCCCATCTATCGCCAACCCGAACTCCCGGTCACCGTTCC CTTGTGCACCCGGACGAGTGTGTCCGAGCAGGCCGCGAAGGAAAACCACCGAGGATCGGCTACTATCAATTTACCGTCGAGGACTACACCGTGCTGGAAGC TGCAGGCAGGCCGAGGAGGTCGGTCGGAGCGATCAAAGCGATTTGATTCCAAGCTGGTGGACACGTACTTCGATGATGTTGGTGGAATGGCCAAAATTTTGCGCGAGTTTTTGCTGCACGTGAAGCACCCGGAGTGCCGCCTCCGCGTGGATTTGTGCTCGGGGCAGACGTTGCTTTCGCACGCTATCGCTGGTCAGCTTAAGATTGGACTGGCCACAAAGTTGGTCGCGGAG CTTGCACGGCGCAAATCGAAAGCGGTGACGAGGTGCTCGTCATCGGTGCCACCAACTGGCCGGATGCGCTTGAACCGGCCCTGCGTCGCGTCGGTCGCTTTGACTAGGAAATCTCGCTCGGAATTCAGAAGCGCGAAGCGCGCTCAGATTCTGAAAATCATCTGCAAAAACCTCAAATTCGAGCAGACCATGGACTACGACGAAAACGCCAATCTAGCTCCCGGTTACGTCGCAGCAGTCACAACCGCAATCAAGCGAATGCTCCCCGAACGCGAACGCCAACAACTGCTGGTCGAGCGTCGCAAGACGGATCAGGATCGACTCAAGCAACTTGCCAAGAAGGTCGTCATCGATGACAAAGTCAGCGACGGAATCGGCGAGCCAGCATCAGTCCACAGTTG CACCAGTGTCACCGCCGAACTCCGCAGCAATCCCAGCCTGTCCGCCCGGACGAGAGTGCCTGAGCTTGCCGTCGAGGACTACACCGTCCTGAGAGC GCAGGCAAAGGGGGCCACAAGGTTGGTCGCGGGGGTTTCCGGCAAGTCGGAACAACGCATCCAGGACATCCAGGAGGTGTTCAATCAGGCAGCGGTCCTCTCGCCGTGCCTACTCTTCTTCGACGATATCAACGCCATCTCGGCGAACCGCGTCACCGCGCAGAAGGACATGGAACGACGAATCGTTGCGCAGCTGCTATGCAGCTTGGACGGCCTTTGCGAATCGAAGAAGGTGACAAGGTGCTCGTCACCGGTGCTACCAACCGGCGGGATGCGCTCGACCCGGCCCTGCGTCGCTCCGGTAGCTTTGAACAGGAAATCTGGCTCGAAACTCCGGAGCGCGAAGCACGCGCTTGAATTCTGAAAATCACCAAACTCGAGCAGACAATCGACTACGACGAACTCGCCGGTTACGTCGGAGCAGCTCTGCTGGCGCTGGTCACCCGCACGGCCGCGAACGCTAACAGCTGTTGGTCGAGGCCATTCGCGAGCCTTACCTGGAAATCCTGCATCGCAAAGCAGAGCAGGAATTACTCAAGCAACTTGTCACGAAGGTCGTCGACGATGA